A portion of the Mycobacterium paraseoulense genome contains these proteins:
- a CDS encoding phosphoadenylyl-sulfate reductase yields the protein MSEVVTNFTEEELRELAERGAAELEGADAKDILRWADRHFGGPDGPRDWATCKWVVACNMQEALTVSLAADVRPGVPVIFLDTGYHFAETLGTRDAVESVYDIHLLNVTPEHTVHEQDELMGKDLFAREPNECCRLRKVVPLGRALNGYAAWVTGLRRVESPTRANAPVVGYDEAFGLVKVNPIVAWTDDDVQEYIEKNGVLVNPLVDEGYPSIGCAPCTRKPAPGEDPRSGRWAGRNKTECGLHAS from the coding sequence ATGAGCGAAGTGGTGACCAACTTCACCGAGGAAGAGCTGCGTGAGTTGGCCGAGCGCGGCGCGGCCGAGCTGGAGGGCGCGGACGCCAAGGACATCCTGCGCTGGGCCGACAGGCACTTCGGCGGCCCCGACGGCCCGCGCGACTGGGCCACCTGCAAGTGGGTGGTGGCGTGCAACATGCAGGAGGCGCTGACGGTGTCCCTGGCGGCGGATGTGCGGCCCGGCGTGCCGGTCATCTTCCTGGACACCGGCTACCACTTCGCCGAAACTCTGGGCACCCGCGACGCAGTCGAATCGGTCTACGACATCCACCTGCTGAACGTCACCCCGGAACACACGGTGCACGAGCAGGACGAGCTGATGGGTAAGGACCTGTTCGCCCGCGAACCCAACGAGTGCTGCCGGCTGCGCAAGGTCGTGCCGTTGGGCAGGGCGCTGAACGGTTACGCGGCCTGGGTCACCGGCCTGCGCCGGGTCGAGTCGCCCACCCGCGCCAATGCGCCGGTGGTCGGCTACGACGAGGCGTTCGGGCTGGTCAAGGTGAATCCGATCGTGGCGTGGACCGACGACGACGTGCAGGAATACATCGAGAAGAACGGCGTGCTGGTCAACCCGCTCGTCGACGAGGGCTATCCGTCGATCGGCTGCGCCCCCTGCACCCGGAAGCCGGCCCCCGGCGAGGACCCGCGCAGCGGCCGCTGGGCGGGCCGAAACAAGACCGAATGCGGGTTGCACGCCTCATGA
- a CDS encoding sirohydrochlorin chelatase has translation MSTLVLTAHGSRDPRSGANARAVAERLRGMRPGLDVRLAFLELSAPSFVDVLSGLPNKRDAVVTPLLLASAYHARRDLPEQIARAGAYGVRQADVLGEDDRLLAVLRERLAEVGVSPLDDEVGVMVVAIGSSNTSANARTAQVAARLSAGTRWAATAMAFATRPEASVAEAADRLRRRGASRLVIAPWFLAPGLITDGVSTYARDNRIPMAAPLGAHRLVAETVLDRFDEARADHAAA, from the coding sequence ATGAGCACACTCGTCCTCACCGCGCACGGCAGCCGCGATCCGCGCTCCGGCGCCAACGCCCGGGCGGTGGCCGAACGGCTGCGCGGCATGCGGCCCGGCCTCGACGTGCGGCTGGCCTTCCTGGAGCTCAGCGCGCCCAGCTTCGTCGACGTCCTCTCGGGGCTGCCGAACAAACGCGACGCGGTGGTCACCCCGCTGCTGCTGGCCAGCGCCTACCACGCGCGCCGCGACCTTCCCGAGCAGATCGCGCGCGCCGGCGCCTACGGCGTCCGGCAGGCCGACGTCCTGGGCGAAGACGATCGGCTGCTGGCGGTCCTGCGCGAACGGCTCGCCGAAGTGGGGGTGTCCCCGCTCGACGACGAAGTCGGGGTGATGGTGGTCGCGATCGGGTCATCCAACACATCCGCCAACGCGCGCACCGCCCAGGTCGCCGCGCGGTTGTCCGCCGGGACCCGTTGGGCCGCAACCGCGATGGCCTTCGCCACCCGGCCCGAGGCGTCGGTCGCCGAGGCGGCCGACCGGTTGCGCCGCCGCGGCGCAAGCCGGCTGGTCATCGCGCCGTGGTTCCTGGCCCCGGGGCTCATCACCGACGGCGTGTCAACCTATGCGCGGGACAACAGGATTCCGATGGCGGCGCCGCTGGGCGCACACCGACTGGTGGCCGAGACGGTGCTGGACCGCTTCGACGAGGCGCGCGCCGACCACGCCGCGGCCTAG
- a CDS encoding IS481 family transposase, producing the protein MSHRNARTTFHGRLLIVERHQSGWKQAQIAEAMGISRKCVHTWISRYAAEGSVGLFDRSSRPHCSPRRTPAAVEQQVLAARREHRRGPDWLGPELGVPARTVGRILRRHGQPYLRDCDPMTGAVIKAAKATAVRYERDRPGELVHVDVKKLSRIPDGGGWRAHGRSEEVRGRGNGYDYVHSMVDDHSRLAYSEILPDEKGPTCAGFIERAADYFVAQGISRIERIITDNHLSYRRSAAVAAVIAQLSTRHLFIKPHCPWQNGKVERFNRTLQTEWCYRRVFTSNAERANALAPWLEFYNTQRRHSALDGLPPISRL; encoded by the coding sequence GTGTCCCACCGTAATGCCCGCACGACGTTTCATGGTCGACTGCTCATCGTCGAACGTCACCAAAGCGGATGGAAGCAAGCCCAGATCGCTGAGGCGATGGGAATCTCCCGCAAGTGTGTCCACACCTGGATCAGCCGTTATGCCGCTGAGGGATCAGTCGGGCTGTTTGATCGGTCCTCGCGTCCGCACTGCTCACCCCGGCGCACACCGGCGGCTGTTGAGCAGCAGGTCCTGGCGGCACGCCGTGAGCATCGGCGTGGCCCGGATTGGCTGGGTCCAGAATTGGGAGTGCCGGCCCGCACGGTCGGACGCATCTTGCGCCGCCACGGCCAGCCCTACCTGCGTGACTGTGATCCGATGACGGGAGCGGTGATCAAGGCCGCGAAGGCTACCGCGGTGCGCTACGAGCGAGACCGTCCCGGCGAATTGGTCCACGTCGATGTCAAGAAACTCAGCCGCATCCCCGACGGTGGTGGGTGGCGAGCTCATGGGCGCAGCGAAGAGGTCCGCGGCCGCGGCAACGGCTATGACTACGTGCACTCGATGGTCGATGACCACAGCCGACTCGCCTATTCCGAGATCCTGCCCGACGAGAAAGGTCCAACGTGTGCGGGCTTCATCGAGCGGGCCGCTGACTATTTTGTGGCGCAAGGCATTTCACGCATCGAACGCATCATCACCGACAACCATCTCAGCTATCGTCGGTCAGCTGCTGTGGCAGCCGTTATTGCCCAGCTCAGCACCAGGCATCTGTTCATCAAACCGCACTGCCCCTGGCAGAACGGCAAGGTAGAGAGATTCAACCGCACCCTGCAAACCGAGTGGTGCTACCGCAGAGTTTTTACCTCCAACGCCGAGCGGGCAAACGCCCTTGCCCCATGGCTCGAGTTCTACAACACTCAACGACGCCACAGCGCACTCGACGGACTACCACCCATCAGCCGACTGTGA